A single genomic interval of Vallitalea longa harbors:
- the larE gene encoding ATP-dependent sacrificial sulfur transferase LarE, protein MDKYNTLIDYLKKLEKVIIAFSGGVDSTFLLYATKEALGDNVKAVTINSPYIANWEIEEAKEFTQELEIKHDFIEVDIVEAIKYNPINRCYLCKKHIFQMIKGKAENEGYKYVIDGTNFDDTKDYRPGMKALKELEIVSPLLECEITKSDIRGMAKTKQLDVWNKPSYACLLTRIPHDKNIEVETLNKIEKAEKYLMDRGMRACRVRVHENLARIELDKDGIDKIVAQEIREDITNYFKKIGFDYITLDLQGYKMGNFSINDLKVSDSIE, encoded by the coding sequence ATGGACAAATATAATACTCTAATAGATTACTTGAAAAAATTAGAAAAAGTCATAATAGCTTTTTCTGGTGGGGTGGATAGTACTTTTTTATTATATGCAACAAAAGAGGCATTAGGGGATAATGTAAAAGCTGTAACGATAAATTCACCTTATATAGCGAATTGGGAAATAGAAGAAGCAAAAGAATTCACACAAGAATTAGAAATAAAACATGATTTTATAGAAGTGGATATAGTAGAAGCTATAAAATATAATCCAATAAACAGATGTTATCTATGTAAAAAACACATATTCCAGATGATAAAAGGAAAGGCTGAGAATGAGGGTTATAAATATGTAATTGATGGAACTAATTTTGATGATACAAAAGATTACAGACCAGGTATGAAAGCATTGAAAGAGTTAGAAATCGTTAGTCCACTATTAGAATGTGAGATTACCAAAAGTGATATAAGAGGAATGGCAAAAACCAAGCAACTTGATGTATGGAACAAACCATCTTATGCCTGCTTATTAACAAGAATTCCACATGATAAGAACATTGAAGTTGAGACTCTTAACAAGATAGAAAAGGCTGAAAAATATCTGATGGATAGAGGTATGAGAGCTTGTAGAGTAAGAGTACATGAAAATCTAGCAAGAATTGAGCTAGATAAAGATGGTATAGATAAAATAGTTGCTCAAGAGATAAGAGAAGATATCACCAATTATTTCAAAAAAATAGGATTTGACTATATAACACTAGATCTACAAGGTTATAAAATGGGTAATTTCAGTATTAATGATTTGAAGGTGAGTGATTCTATTGAATAG
- the larB gene encoding nickel pincer cofactor biosynthesis protein LarB → MILLNREDIFKILDELKNDKVSVEDAYQEIKDLPFKDLGFAKIDNHREIRVGYPEVIYCENKTIPQIREIIKFMLTKNNNILATRATKEMFDKVKDLDNKLKYNELGRTITLEVNEIKKTDSYIAIVSAGTSDLAVVEEAKETASILGNKVKVITDVGVAGIHRLYARLDIIREAKVVIVIAGMEGALASVVGGLVDKPIIAVPTSVGYGANFNGLSALLSMLNSCASGVSVVNIDNGFGAAYNASMINQL, encoded by the coding sequence GTGATTCTATTGAATAGAGAAGATATATTTAAAATACTAGATGAATTAAAAAACGATAAAGTATCTGTAGAAGATGCGTACCAAGAAATAAAAGATTTACCATTTAAGGACTTGGGTTTCGCTAAAATAGATAATCATAGAGAAATAAGAGTAGGCTATCCTGAAGTGATATATTGTGAAAATAAAACCATACCCCAAATAAGAGAAATAATAAAATTCATGTTAACTAAAAACAACAATATCCTGGCTACAAGAGCTACTAAAGAAATGTTTGATAAAGTAAAAGACCTAGATAATAAACTAAAATATAATGAATTAGGAAGAACGATTACCTTAGAGGTAAATGAAATAAAAAAAACAGATTCCTATATAGCTATAGTATCTGCTGGTACCTCAGATTTAGCAGTAGTTGAAGAAGCCAAAGAAACAGCATCGATATTGGGTAATAAAGTAAAAGTAATCACTGATGTTGGAGTTGCAGGTATTCATAGATTATATGCTAGATTAGATATTATTAGAGAAGCAAAAGTTGTTATAGTCATCGCAGGTATGGAAGGAGCCCTTGCAAGTGTAGTAGGTGGATTGGTAGATAAACCCATTATTGCTGTTCCCACTAGTGTAGGATATGGTGCTAATTTTAATGGACTATCAGCATTATTATCAATGTTGAATAGTTGCGCTTCTGGGGTTTCAGTTGTAAATATAGACAACGGTTTTGGTGCTGCCTATAATGCTAGTATGATTAATCAATTATAA
- a CDS encoding C39 family peptidase: MDNSQDKYRQVRYERRRKKKIYRLAMVCTLFLICCGLIAFITYKIFNPSLIKGNDLRDEVVFINEKDNVSKDSNTIPEETNTISENIDTTDTISVDDYSMDIPNRDELIDLTNDYPDLKEILKNSNNYPDDLLELILRNPETIDFVKNFPTKYPTTGKEEYIDITDDYKDGKIPHFLQWDQRWGYYNYGNSPIALSGCGPTALSMVIVGLTGNTDKNPKVVSDFSYEKGYYVDGAGTSWTLMSEGAEALGLKSKVLPLDENIIKSNLRDGKPIIVSVRKGDFTTTGHFIILTGVTDEGKITVNDPNSISRSNKEWDIDVLMGQINNLWAFSV; the protein is encoded by the coding sequence ATGGATAACTCTCAAGATAAATACAGACAAGTAAGATATGAAAGAAGAAGGAAAAAGAAAATATATAGATTAGCAATGGTATGTACACTATTTTTAATATGTTGTGGACTTATTGCTTTTATCACATATAAAATATTTAATCCAAGTTTAATAAAGGGTAATGATTTACGTGATGAAGTAGTATTCATTAATGAAAAAGATAATGTATCGAAAGATTCGAATACCATTCCAGAAGAAACAAATACAATTTCAGAGAATATTGATACTACAGATACAATAAGTGTGGACGATTATTCTATGGATATTCCTAATAGAGATGAACTTATAGATTTAACGAATGATTATCCAGACTTAAAGGAAATTTTGAAGAATTCCAATAACTATCCTGACGATCTTTTGGAACTGATATTAAGAAATCCTGAAACTATTGATTTCGTAAAAAACTTTCCTACTAAATATCCAACAACAGGAAAAGAAGAATACATAGATATTACTGACGATTACAAAGATGGCAAAATACCACATTTCTTACAGTGGGATCAGCGTTGGGGTTATTATAATTATGGAAATTCACCTATAGCACTTTCAGGATGTGGACCAACTGCTTTATCAATGGTTATTGTAGGTCTTACAGGTAATACGGATAAAAATCCGAAAGTTGTGTCCGATTTTAGTTATGAGAAAGGTTATTATGTAGATGGTGCAGGTACAAGTTGGACACTTATGTCAGAGGGAGCTGAGGCTTTAGGATTAAAATCAAAAGTGTTACCTCTAGACGAAAATATTATCAAATCGAATCTTAGAGATGGGAAACCAATAATTGTCAGCGTAAGAAAAGGAGATTTTACTACCACAGGACATTTCATTATATTAACTGGGGTAACAGATGAAGGTAAAATAACAGTCAATGATCCTAATAGCATTTCAAGAAGTAATAAAGAATGGGATATTGATGTGTTGATGGGTCAGATTAATAATTTGTGGGCATTCAGTGTGTGA
- a CDS encoding ABC transporter ATP-binding protein → MKILKVADLTKIYGSLESNKFQALSKIDFSIDEGDFVAIMGASGSGKSTLMNIIAGYDKPTEGSVIIDNTKIESLGEKEIANFRRINLGFIFQNYQLMNSLNVKENIALPLILDKKPVGFIEEKVTDIMKYLKIDSLWDKYPHEISGGQQQRAAIGRSIINSPKVLLADEPTGNLDSYTTDNIIELFSKLNKEKNTSIIMVTHDALTTKYCNKVIFLHDGEIHNTISKKDSDNDEFIKKVVGYENILGGVKIDKK, encoded by the coding sequence ATGAAAATATTAAAAGTGGCAGATTTAACTAAAATTTATGGGAGTTTGGAATCCAATAAATTTCAAGCCCTATCAAAAATCGATTTTTCAATAGATGAGGGAGATTTTGTTGCAATTATGGGTGCTTCAGGAAGTGGCAAATCCACATTGATGAATATTATCGCAGGTTATGATAAGCCAACTGAAGGTAGTGTAATTATAGACAATACTAAAATAGAGTCGTTAGGGGAAAAAGAGATAGCTAATTTCAGAAGGATTAATTTAGGTTTTATATTTCAGAATTATCAATTAATGAATAGCCTTAATGTAAAAGAAAATATAGCATTACCATTAATACTTGACAAAAAGCCTGTCGGCTTTATTGAAGAAAAAGTAACAGATATCATGAAATATTTGAAAATAGATTCTTTGTGGGATAAATATCCTCATGAGATATCTGGGGGTCAGCAACAAAGAGCTGCTATTGGAAGATCAATAATAAATAGTCCTAAGGTGTTATTAGCTGATGAACCCACAGGAAATCTAGATTCATATACAACGGATAATATAATAGAGCTATTTTCCAAATTGAATAAAGAAAAAAATACATCAATTATAATGGTAACACATGATGCTTTAACAACAAAATATTGCAATAAAGTGATTTTTTTACATGATGGTGAAATACATAATACTATAAGTAAAAAAGATAGTGATAATGATGAATTTATAAAAAAGGTAGTGGGATATGAGAATATCTTAGGGGGTGTCAAGATTGACAAAAAATAA